Genomic window (Acomys russatus chromosome 2, mAcoRus1.1, whole genome shotgun sequence):
CCAAAGCCAAAATATTCAGAAATGTCTCAGGCTGGATACAAGATAACGGGGCAGTGTACATTTgtaaagaggaagagagacctAGCCCAGTCTATTTTCCAGGGAGGTGTGGTCTTCCTGGAGGCAAGCTCTAGCATGTAGGGGTTGGTCCTCTACTTTCACAGGACCTGTTTTCCTCCCTTGTGTAAACAAAATGCATCTAGCTCCGGCTCTGGCAGCAGTACAGCAACGTTATGCCCTGAGATGGAGTTCTGCTCCCTCCTCCAGAGTCTGCCATAAGTGGAAAATGCACATTGAGAATGTATTTGACACACTTGACCTTTCATTAACTTAGGCCATCCTACCTTACATGTGCTCAGAACACTTAGATCAGCCTGCAGTCGGGCAGAATTACCAAGGCAAACTCTAGTTTCTAAGAAAGTAGGAAACATCACATAGAATGTATTGAAAATCTCGATCCCCAGAACACCGTCAACACAGTAGTGTGCACTGCAGCTTACTCTAGTGATGGTGCTGCTGACAGAGAGCTGCAGTTGATTGATCCCAGTGTCTCCAGAGAGCACTGTGCCATGCTATGAAGACTCTTTTTATAGTAAGGGTTAGGAGCAGGCAGGGTAGAGCTGGTCCCTTCCCCCAGTACCGGAGATGAGCCCCAAGCTTCCATCATCAAGTGCTGTTTCCCAGGAGGGCTGAACTTAGAACTCTGTAGCTCAAGAAGACCTTGGAAGTGGAATCCTCCAGCTTTGgcctcccaagcagctgggcCTGCGGGCCTGTGTGGCCAGGCCCAGCTGAGAGCAACCCTTTAAAGAATATGGAGAAAAAGATGTGGGAGAGTGTGAGGAAGAGGTTcgagaaaaaagaaatggcatgAGGAAAAAGGTACAGTGAATTAGCAATACACACTCTttttggaggaggcagaggggctAAGTGCCCATGGACACTGAGGCTGGAGTAATCGGCAAGCAGCAACTGTGAGCCACAAACACCAGGCTGCCTGGGGCTGGCCTTTGCCTTAGTTGTCAGTGTATCGTGACAGCTCCCACTAAAATGCACTAGTCCAGACCACCTTGGAAACAAGCGGGAGTCTGTGTCTCCAAAAGTTAAAGATGGCAAAACGAGATGCAGCAGTAtttgatgatcttttctaatgtGGAAAAGGTCAGCTGTGGGAACGCCCAAGAAGTCCAGGTGTCTTCTGGAGATCCGTGCCACGGGTCACCAGTGCCTGTTCTTTGCATTCTTAGCAGATTGGCCACCTCCATGTCTGTGTTCATAAATCTGGGTATTACagcctcttctccccttctcatAGTCCTCCAAACGTGCTCCTGCGTGAACATTCTAGCTGTTGGATAGTGGAGCCCAGTCTTCCAGGTCAGCTAAAGCAAGGAGGATTGTCCCATCTTTTCCAGTCCAAATAGCATTTTATTGATGAAACCTGCAGCTacgccttttttctttcttcttaaaaattcttactacagagggctggagagaaggctcggaggttgagcactggctgctctttcaaggtttctgagttcaattcccatcaacacattatggctcacaaccatctataatgagatctggtgccctcttctggcatgcaggtgtacatgcaggcagagcactatacacaataaataaatctttttttaaaaaaattcttaaaacacTACACATTCACACCCACCACCTCATGGGCTAAGTATATGTATTTTACTCACACATGGTCTCAATTCTATGCTGCAGATGATTCTGATCTACTGGGAAGGAGAAGGCTATGAAGGAAGCAGTGGGTTGGAGATGAAGCTCACTTGGTGGAGTGCTGCATAGCAGGCatgaagccccaggttcaatccccagcatgcatgaagccccgggttcaatccccagcacgcATAAACCAAAAATGCTGGAATATGTCTGTAGTCCTAACattcaggaggtgaaggcaagaggatcagatgttcaaggtcaccctcggctgcatagcaagtgtgaggccaCCCTGGAGTACATGAAATCAGGCCTCAACAAATGGGTGGGGTAGGCGGGGGGGGGCCTAGGGTAGGTTGGGGAGGGTGAGGGGTGCAGGAGATGGACTAGATGCAGATTTGCGGCTGGTGACTTCAAAATAATCTGAGAGAAAAGGCTGCAGAATGTTGttcttttgcctttcttctttaaaaaatttttcttaaaaaaaaaaaagggtctttaaaaactcaaaatggaTTTCCTAAAGTCTGAGTCAAAGGACCTAAcgcccccctttcctctcccatctcAGGAACCTGGACATGACGAGAAAGATCTTTACAAACAGCAGGGAGCGGTGGAGGCAGCAGAATGTCAACAGCGCCTTCGCCAAGCTGAGGGAGCtcatccccacccaccctccagaCAAGAAGCTGAGCAAAAACGAAACACTGCGCTTGGCAATGAGGTACATCAACTTCTTGCTCATGGTCCTGGGAGAGCAAAGCCTCCAGCAAACCGGAGCAGCTTCACAGGGGAACATTCTGCAGCTCTTTCCCCAACGGTCCCACCTGCCAGATGTGGACAACAGAACTCTACTCAATGACTACGGAGTTTCTGCCCCTGGCCCAAGCCACGGGGCTCCCTAGGGCTGCTGTGACTGGCCCTAAAACCCCAGAACTCTAGGCAGAAGGGCTTGCTGCTGTCTGTTCTATAAAACCACGCGCAAcagtataaaataatgaaaaattaaaaagcaaataaaaagaaccatAAGTTTAAAACTGCTGCCTCCATCGTGACTTCAGTAATGAAATTTCCTTACACTGGATCTCACGTGAATGAACGAAGCGTGCTGCcctttgaatatatttaaaagtttactTTGAGAAAGGAGACGTGTTTGATGGAGGGCGAATACAGTAAATCTTAAGAGGGATGACTGAAAAGATAGCGACTGTGGAAAGAAACCAACATGGGAAGGCCATGGACCCATCTCTGGAAGGATGTGGgttgcccccttcccccacctcccctgcacAGCAGAGCAGTGAGGATTGTGTGTGCAAAGGCTCCATATCGTTCAGCCTCCTCAGAATCAGCTCAGCCTTTGATACAGATACTGTCTCTGAAACCAAATAGTGGATTTCATCCATGTGAGGAAAAACCTTGATAAATTTTGAGCTAGACTTCATTGCGTTCTTAGAAAAGTTAGCTAAAATGAGTGTGCAAACCCCTGAGTTTGACACATTTGATACTGACACTTTTAGTCCAGCTCAACTGCTGGCCCACTTAAGTCCGGTAAAATTCAATGATTTATTGTGAAAATGCAAGTGTTGCCATTTTATGATTCATTGAGAGTaaacaatagaaatagaagaCTGCATGCTAATGTACGAGGGCCTTTAACtttgccttcctgcctcccagtcttaagctgggggcagggcagcagCCAGCAAATCGGTAGCGCACTGTAGATCTAGTAGTCATCACCACACACCCTCCCGGCCCTGAGGGTGCCCGGACTCAAGGATGGATCCTGTGGCTAAGCCCCAAATGCAGACACTGTCTAGCTCTGGAACATTTAGCTCTTTTGGCTTTATAGTCTCCTGACTCACAGGTGGGAAATCTATGGATTGTGGTTATGAGTTTCCAGTGTCTACACAACACAGAAATGGAAGCGTCTTGGCTCTCTAGAAAGGATTTTCGTTATGAGTAACAAGATCACTACATCGTTAAGGTTGATTTAGCCAATGAACTTGCAGCACAGCAGGTGTTCCTCTAAATCCTTTACGTAACCTGCACTTGATTAATTTCCCCACAGAAACAGTACAGAGTACAGGGGACATGtaagcacagaggccagaggattccttccctccaccctcaAACATGCATGTTATTTTTACCAGCCTGGGGAGATTCAAGCGTGTTCATTGTTCTTATGGTAGCTGTCAATCAAGTAACAGTGCCCTCTTACCTGGCATTACATAAAAGTAATACATTTAACGgtgactttgtttttatttaccttCTTTGAATATGAGGATGGCACAGGACACCTCTGTCCCTAAATGCAGAACTAGTGCTATGCACAGAATCCACTCTTTTTCCTGTTTGCTGGAGCAATTATCTGGGCTCAGAGAGGGCCTCCCCCTGTAGTGTGGCAGGGACACCAAAATGACATGAGGGGGTTGAGCTATCATTCCACTAAATGAGGGGGATATAATTATTTAAAGACCCCCTAGAGGAAATCCTTTCATAGATGAATAAGCCTTTGCAATATTATTATATGTGATGCACTccctaaaatatttattcagctTGAATATTTCTATACCGAGTTGTATTAAATTAACATgactgtctaaacaaacaaacaaaaacaaaaccccaaaacacccaGAAAATCACATGTGGTCCAAAGCCTAGTCACCCTATGTGTGAGACTGAAAGCCAATTCAAAACTCCCTCTACTGTTTTCTTTGGTGACCACATGTCAAGGCTGGGTGGTCTGAGCAGTAGGCCTTCATAGTTCAAATGCATTACTTTCCCCCAATTGCTGCATCTGTTTGTGGGACATTTGCATCTAACAGAAGAGTTAAACCACGTTCTCTAACTATGCTTCTCTCTCCTTGAACTAAACTGAGAATTTGGTTTGCTTTGGACAGTAATGGAAATGTCTAGAAACCTCCTCCCAGCAGGACCTTGTTCTAAACAGACTATTCACTTGGTTCCTCCGTCTCACAGAAGAAAACAGCTTCAGAGTGACTTTCCAAAAGTCTTGTGGGCCATCAGCAGAAAACTCGGATGCCgctgcctgtctcctgagcctCCTTAGCTTGTGCTTAGTGCTGACCAGTCACTGTGCATTTGggattgaaaacaaacaagcgcCCCATCGTTGTGTTAACCTTTACCCAAGAGCGTTTAATGATCTTCACACACTTCTTTGTGATATGAAATTAACATGCTTGGTAGAATGTGAGTAGATGAGTCAACCAAAGAGTTTACCTGTTGCTATGTTTTGGGAGTTTTTGACCTTGATTATAATTTGCTATTTAACTGTTaatttattacaaataaattatttaagaaaacaaactgtacTTTAATTTTTAGGTATAATTTCATAAACTTACTAAGCATATCCACCTCCCTCTATACCTTTATGGTCAGTGTCCTgactcaggaaaaacaaaaaacaaaactttccacAACTCGTCCTtagtttaagggggaaaaaaaaaaaaaaaaagcatgaatcCACTTCTGTCCCTCTCCGCTCATGTCCTCACAGCAGCGTGCTATCTTCTTTCccctttctacttttctttccctttttagaCCACAAAAGATCCctgtggtcttgaactcacgacCCTTCTGTGTCAGCCTCTTTTACACTGGAATACAGGCAGGTGCCACAACACCTGACTCACGTGCTTTCCTAATTGCCTCAAATTATGGCTGTGGTCAGATCACTTCCCTACTACCAAACCTTCAGTGTCATCtaccatacacacataatacTGCAAGAGCAAGGCCACCTGCAAGCCTGGCTCCATCATACCGTCTGCTCTTTCTACAAACCCGAGAGCTTTTACTTGGGCCAATAAAATGGCTCCACTCAATGATCCATTTTCCCTACTtcttcctttaacctttttccttctactTGCCTCTCTATCTGTGTCGAATCTCACACACTAAATCATGGTTGGTCTTAATAGGTATCCCTTCTATTTTCCATTCCTTACCGTCACccctttttgagatgggggtttcactctgcagctcaggctgacctcaacccTCTGGCCATGCTTgtttctcagcctccctagtgttgggattacaagcttgaGCCACCAAGTCCCTGGCTACCTACTCTTACCTGGATTCTTCTATTCAACCCACTCACTGCCTCCTTATTCCCATTATCAGATTTACAACCCTCTTTTCTCTTACTTTGAATTATAAACACctgtataaattttattattttttttgaaacactAAAACTCACTCAGAACAGGGATGGATTCTGATGTTTACTCCTCACCAAAACCCCGCAACTGGCCCATGtgcaaaatgtaaaaatgataCTATCCATGTCAAGAATATGCTTGATGCCGGACAGTGGTGGCggacgcttttaatcccagcactctggagtcaggggcaggtggatctctgtgagttccaggccagcctggtctacagagctagttccaggacagccagggttacacagagaaaccctgtcttgaagaacaaaaccaaacgaaatgacaacaaaataaaaacaaaagaatatgcttGGTTTTctctgataaaaagaaaaacattaaaatgaagcTGCACAGGCTGATTTTTGCCCCCTGAGTTGCTTGTCTCTTTAAAGTCTCCCATAATTACCATCACACCTGCCTTGTGAATTTCATCACCTAGGAATGGCTTGAGACGGCCAAAATAAGTATGAAATTATGCACACCTGGCATTGTCCTTAAAAAGGCAAAAGATGAAAGGGGTTGGAGATAATGGGCAGCTTAACTCCTAACCCACAGGCCAAAGGTTAGTCAAAAGTCACATCCCTAGCTACAAAGGTCAACCATATGAGGGGATCTGAGAGCCCAACCCAACAGCAATGCAAAGTGAGGGCTTTGCAGCAGGTGTTAGAATGTCCTCCAGGGATCGCGAGAGGCAAGGGTGGCACAGGCTCCCCAGCCCAGCGTCTTCTTGTGCCCCACTTGCAGCTTAGTGGAAACAGGCAGACCAGCTTCATTTTCTTATGCTCGCTAATGGTCTAGCATAGAGAAATTCTAAAGACACTGGATTTGTACATAAGCCTCATTTAGGCTCATAATTTGCCAAGTAACATTTAttacaagaatttaaaaatgccCTGGTAGACTAAAGAAGGGGACTGTTAAGGGTCCTCACTGGAGAAATAGTGAAAAGTGTGGGATATAGTGACTATAACCCCATTATTTGATCtaagtaaacataaaagaaatgtatatggGTATAATCAGAATTCTGGTCACAGAAGTATGTCCATGAACTCAGTACAGGGACACTTTCGTAGTCTTAGCTATGGCACAGGTGAGACACAAGGATTGTTTCTGGTCCAGATTTCATGACTTGGACAGCACGATGAGACCCCATCCCTTGGGGGGGGTTCTTTCTTAAAGCATTATAGACATGAGTATTTTAGAATTATATGTCAGGAACATATGAATATAATATTGAGAATAAGACTGACAACGCTTTCACTACCTCCCAGACACTGAACCCAAGAACTTCTAATTTTCAAAGTCATAATGTATTTGCTAATATAGCACTAAATGTCTTCTATTAATTATAAGTACTTCTCTTTGTGGTCCTGGGGTCTTGGGAGCATTTAGTgggcgctctaccactgagccacatccccagccctaacTACAGGCATGTATCACATCAGTGTGATTGTTGCCATTTCACAGGCTGTCTGAGAATACATAACTACAGGCTCACAGTGCTGAATCAGAGCTTCACTCTCAGCTGTTTTAACACAGGACAACTGCATCATAGAAAGCTAGGGTGGCTTTTCACGGCTGTTTTATTTACAGACGTGCCCTCAATCCTTTTTGACTCTACCACATCCATGAAACTTCATGGCTAGGCACACCCTTAGGTAAGGAAGCACCAAAGTCCCTAGAAAGAGAAACTTCCTCTTCCAGAAGCACCAGGCTGTAGTTAACACCAAAGGACCCATAAGTAGACAGCTGTACACAAGGCGACGCCTTCAGTACCGCAGGTGGTTCGTGGTGTGCAATCGTTTGGTGTCAGCATGAGACGGTTTTGTGTTTTTGCAGCCCCTGCCAACAGATCtgttctgcctcatcttcctttCCTGCTCCATAATGCCACGCATGCCAGATCAGGCCACTTCAAACACTCACTGTAGTTCCTTCCTGGGCACTGTCTCCTCTATCTCCCCCACTGTCCTGGTCTCAGCTCTCTGGACTTGGAGAGAAAGGAGGACTTAAGGACTTGCACAGCATGTTTTCTTCCCTGGGTGTAAGATGACATTCTTGCTTTCTGTAAAACTTCTTTGtgtcggttttttgtttgtttgtttttgttttgtcagctAGTCATGTGCATGTGTTAGGCTTCAAGGGACTAAAAAAGGTCAGAGAGAGAGgatccagtggttaagagcacttgctgcctttgtagaggactcaggttcacttcctagcacctgcacagcagctcacagctgtcagtaactctagttctaggggatccgatgctcttttctgttctctgtaggcaccaggttTGCACATAGggcaaatacacatacatgcagacaaacactgatacacataaaataaaagcaaattttttttttcttaaaaaaaaaaaggagagaaagactgagaaagaGCATAGAATTAGATTCTTTGGGTTCAGCAAAACCAGCCACATGACCACTGTGGCCAGATTCTACCCTGGGATAAGTGCAGTGCTATTTTGAAATAACTTTCATTTACCTCAGAAGTATTTTACTAAATAAATCAAGATTCAATTCGAtcttctgtgtgtatttgtatgtgcatttatCCTGTCTGTGTGGCCTTGATGCTTTTTCTCCCTGCACACAGTGCATCTGAAAGAGTACAATTACACCAGAAACTGGGGTGTTTAGACCCCCTCAAATTCCATCTTGGTACTGCCTACTGAGTAAATTTTGAAAGAGTTGTCACAATGAGACAAGGTGCCTGGAAAATGCCTGGAGGGACTAGATATCTGTTCACCTGAGTTGTGGAGTGTCTAAgcgatggtgggggtggggtgggcgtggggttgggggggagagtgggggtgggtcTATCAGTGAAATCTGGCAGcagccctttcctctctcttttcattggCACCGGTGAGTAGGTACAGATGAGGACCAGGTAGCTGAGATTCCCTTTAGCCCTCCAGCTAAAGTCATGGAGATTATGCAagactttgaaaacattttgagaATAAAATTCACTCCTAAGGTATAAAATTGCATTGCGGCTGGAGGGACAGTTCCATGGTTGAGCACATGGTTCATGCTCTGAGTCCTGGGTTGAATTCCCAAcctctaaaagaaacaaacaaacaaacaaacaaacaaacaaacgaacccACTCTATTGAATATCACGTGAATAGAACAGCTATTCTGCTTACCTCATCCATTCATTCTACTTCTACCCAGTTTTATCAGTGGGCATATGTAAATAAAACCATGtactcttttttcttcctcttccctaatGTCTTCATACAGTGTCCCACAGTCCCACAAGTCATAGAGCACTTTCATGTTCTTCTTAACATCTGCATCTATAACACTGTTCCTCCACCGAGGGATTCTGGGCTGTCTCCAGTTTTGCTGCTATGAACAAGCGTGCAATGAGCACCAtccacacacacttctgcttctAGGCCTGTGCTTCTGCAGGACAATGAAGTCTCAGCAGCGACACAAGCGTTTCAGTTTTCACACAATGTCACCCGCAGACCACGCTGACAATTCCTGAGATGCTTGCCAACCTGGCAAGTGAAGTGTTATCTCAGTGTggttcatttgcattttcttatcTTGAGTGAGGTGATAATGTATGTTTatgggtcttttttttctttctccctgttctGCAGTATGTCTTAGTGgttctctgccttctccttttttttttttctttttaaaaataatttatttacattacatctcggTTGTAATCCTCTCATTCTTAttttcctgctccctccctccctctgctattttttctaataattttttgttttgttttgttttttgtcttttgtttttctgtgtaacagccctggctgtcctagactctttgtagaccaggctggcctcaaactcacagagatccacctgcctctgcctcgcaagtgctggaattaaaggcatgtgccatctttttcttcccatttttgaAAGACATTTACATATGAAAGAGGGTAACCCTTTTTCCATGGTGTGATCAATAGTATTTCCTccaatatttcatttatattacagtttTGTTTATAGTATTTTGTCATAAATAAGAATTTGATgaaagctgagcagtggtggtgcacatctttaatcccagcacttgggaggcagagccagagacagacagattcttagttccagaccagcctggtctacagagtaagttccaggatagccagggctatgcagaaaaaccctgtcttgaatcacACTCCCTGccaaaaaaaattgattttaagGCTAAAATGGATTTTGTGGTTCCATATTTTGAGTCATAGAGAGTTCTGCTTTACTCTGAGGCCTCTGTCCTTTTGGATTCATGATAAAATCTTGCAAGGCCTTGACTTTGaggtttttaattaaagaaaagtgtGAGGGAGTAGGTCTGCAGTGAACAGTCTCTCCCCATTAGTGAGAATGACTTATTAAGGAGTTGAAggttcagccagggctacacagtgaggccctgtttaACACGAAGGAGGGGAAGCTGAAAGTGACACAAAGtgaatttaaatagaaaaaaaaaattactttctcaTCTCATCAAATTCTAAGCTAGGTTCTAACGAAGAAATGTGTCAAAGACATGCTTCCTGGAGCTCTGACCCAGGGATATTGAAGTCCTGGTCCGGTAGATCTGGGATAGATCAACGCTTCCTGCTTAGCTGGATGAGCTGATGGAATACATATTCCTGGCCTGAAAAAGAAGAATCCCCAGAAAGAAGgaatcaaccaaaacaaaaacagagattcACATGTTGTCAGCCTTCTCTCACAGGGACAAAACACCTGAGTCCATTCACTTAAAGGAagagaaattttgttttggttcatggttttggAGGTTTCAGACTCTGGGTCTCCTGTTCTTGATGCTTTTAGGCTTATGAAACATTACACCATGGCAGAGCACATGGAGGGAGAAAGCTGTTTACTTCATGTTGCAGGAACCAAAGCGCAAGGGAGGAGAGAACTGGTACCCAGTGTAGCCTTTGAACACAAGCTGCATCCTCCAAACAGGCCCCACTCCTGAGGTCGCTACCCCATCTCATGAACTGGGACTGAGCCTTTAACCCACAAGCCTCTGAGAGACATTGCAGATAGAAACTCAGCAGTGCAATGAATATTGAAATTGAGGTGAGTTATATTAATATATCTCTTCAGACTGTtgaagaaatctttttaaatcaTAGTATACTTTATTTCCATGTGTGGTCAAATTGCATTCCCTTTTCTATATCTTGACCATGTTATGAAATATCTCTaaaaagcttgattttttttttttttttatagccagACCATTACTAAAATCTGCGTGGAAAGGCACAGAAGTAACTTGTCTACGTGGAGTGCCTTGGCTTACTTAGGACACCCTGCTCTACTTCCTCCAGCACCACACAGGGGCTTTGTGAAGGGACGCACAAAATCAACTCTTTGAAGCCTTCGGGAGACTAATGAGCTTCCCTCTTGCCTGTGCAGCTTACTCTTTCTTCCAGACAGGAGGCCTCAAGAGCTCAGCTTCTGTCAGAAAGGGGTTATTTTGTTCCCTGCCTTCCCAGTCACAGAGCTTTTGAAAGCATCATATCCTTTGTTCCTTTCTGAGAGGATGTGGGCTCTGACTTCAAGAGGAGAGACACTCACCATGGAAACTGAAGGGGAACACATGGACTGGAGAAATGACAGGGAAGGCAAAATGGGGGAGAGGTGGCTGCTGGGACTATCCAACTCTGCACTCTGTTCATGGGCTTCACGATGCAATCTTCTTGGACACACACTGTAAATATAACTGAACACTCAGGTTTGGGTTGAGAAGGAGTCAAAGTACGAACACCTGCAGTAAGTATTAATAACCCTCATCGCGTGTCTACAGCACCAAGGACAGTATAAaggctgtttttaaatttttctaaacaCTATTTAATGATACTTATTTCTCAAGCTACAGTTATAAGAAATTGTGACTTTGGAGAGTCTAGCAACAAACTTGAGACCAGGCTGGTGAAGATCAGCAAGGCAAGGCTCTGAACCAGATCTGCTTTTTTGGcaaaaggaaattttcttttaactctttCTAATGCTTTTCAGAGgagcagtgagatggcttagcagtttaaggtgcttgccaagcaagccttgcaacctgagtttaatcttcGCGCCCCACAGACTCTGCAAAGTTGTTCACCAATCTCCACACTCATCCCAGGACATGTGAGACTATGTaaaataaaaggggggaaaaaaaaaagaaaaaagaaaaagaactcttcTAATGAGGCTGGCCACTGAACTACTGTCTTTGTTCTTCCCAGcactaagattacaggtgtgagcggctacttttttttttttttaatatggacaCTGGGGCTATCGAGACAGTGCAGTGAAAAAAATGCCCGCCACATAAGCATGGGGACTTgaattcagatccctagcacctacTTAGAAAGCAGGACATGGCTGCATAATACTAGGAGGACAGATCAACTTACGGGCCAAGGGTCCTAGTCTCCTAGTCTGGCTTACAGGCTGATGGTCCTAGTTTCCTAGTCTGGTTTATAGGCTGCTCTGGTCCTAGTCTAGCCAACAGGCCCATAGTCCTTGGCTAGCCAATCGATAGTGCTGAATTCAGTGAAAGAGCCTGTTTCTAAAtactgagtgaataaataaacaaggtgGAGACTGATAGTTGAAGACagccaacattgacctctggtctcaacgggcacacatgggcacaggcacccataaacacacatgagtacaaacacacacacacacacacacacacacacacacacacacacacacgcatacacatacaggcacaaaTAC
Coding sequences:
- the Tal2 gene encoding T-cell acute lymphocytic leukemia protein 2 isoform X1; its protein translation is MKSGLNKWVGNLDMTRKIFTNSRERWRQQNVNSAFAKLRELIPTHPPDKKLSKNETLRLAMRYINFLLMVLGEQSLQQTGAASQGNILQLFPQRSHLPDVDNRTLLNDYGVSAPGPSHGAP
- the Tal2 gene encoding T-cell acute lymphocytic leukemia protein 2 isoform X2, which codes for MTRKIFTNSRERWRQQNVNSAFAKLRELIPTHPPDKKLSKNETLRLAMRYINFLLMVLGEQSLQQTGAASQGNILQLFPQRSHLPDVDNRTLLNDYGVSAPGPSHGAP